The Limnochordia bacterium genome window below encodes:
- a CDS encoding L-fucose/L-arabinose isomerase family protein has protein sequence MKKLTVGLIVGNRGVFPSYLCETGQEQMVTILESLGFDVVTLSGQDNGKGSIENLEDAQRCARLFAEHREDITGIVISLPNFGDERSIANAIRWSGLQVPVMVHAFPDEVNQMDISRRRDSFCGKISVCNILRQYGIPFSLTRSHTVSPDSPEFKEDLLWFGAVCRVVAGLKNLRVGAIGTRPAAFTTVRYSEKILERAGITVEPVDLSEILGTARSLSDADQVVQEKLHSIKQYITTTDVSQESLSRMAKLGAAIDQWVAENHLMGTAIQCWTSLEENYGVVPCTLMSMMSDHLLPSACEVDIPGLISMYALQLAAGQPSAIIDWNNNYGEDPNKAVVFHCSNLPKSILDKAHMDCQRIIAKDVGQDNAYGAVCGRIKSGPFTFARITTDDATGQIKGYLGEGTVTADPLDTFGGYGTVEIPGLQTLMGYICTHGFEHHAAITLSTCARVLHEAFTRYLNWDTYYHNF, from the coding sequence ATGAAGAAACTTACCGTAGGGCTAATTGTAGGTAATCGGGGGGTTTTCCCAAGTTACCTGTGTGAGACTGGCCAAGAACAAATGGTTACCATACTAGAATCCTTGGGTTTTGACGTGGTAACCCTTTCCGGCCAAGACAACGGAAAGGGCAGTATAGAAAATCTGGAAGATGCCCAAAGATGTGCGCGACTATTTGCCGAACACCGAGAGGATATCACCGGTATTGTGATTAGTCTTCCCAACTTTGGTGATGAAAGGAGCATCGCCAATGCCATTCGCTGGTCGGGTCTCCAGGTTCCCGTAATGGTTCATGCTTTTCCTGATGAAGTCAATCAAATGGATATCAGTCGGAGGCGGGATAGTTTCTGTGGCAAGATCTCCGTATGTAATATCCTGCGGCAATACGGTATCCCCTTCTCTTTGACCCGTTCCCATACTGTAAGCCCAGATAGTCCTGAATTCAAGGAAGATCTGCTCTGGTTCGGGGCTGTATGTCGGGTTGTTGCTGGACTTAAGAACCTCAGGGTCGGGGCCATCGGCACGCGTCCAGCGGCTTTTACCACTGTTAGGTATAGCGAGAAAATCTTAGAGCGGGCAGGAATCACCGTAGAGCCAGTGGATCTATCTGAGATCCTGGGCACTGCCCGGTCCCTATCCGATGCCGATCAGGTGGTTCAAGAGAAGCTACACAGCATTAAGCAGTATATTACAACCACCGATGTCAGCCAGGAGAGTCTTTCGCGCATGGCTAAGCTAGGGGCTGCAATTGACCAATGGGTAGCAGAGAACCATCTGATGGGAACAGCAATTCAATGTTGGACCTCTTTGGAGGAGAACTATGGGGTAGTACCCTGCACCCTGATGAGTATGATGAGTGATCATTTGCTTCCCAGTGCTTGTGAGGTGGACATTCCCGGCCTGATTAGTATGTATGCACTACAACTAGCCGCGGGACAGCCTAGCGCCATTATTGACTGGAACAACAACTATGGAGAGGACCCAAATAAAGCAGTGGTATTCCACTGCAGCAACCTTCCCAAGAGCATCTTGGATAAGGCACATATGGATTGTCAGAGGATCATCGCCAAGGATGTTGGTCAAGATAACGCCTACGGCGCTGTGTGCGGACGGATAAAAAGCGGACCTTTTACCTTTGCCAGGATTACCACCGACGATGCCACCGGTCAGATCAAAGGCTACCTCGGCGAAGGTACAGTTACCGCTGACCCCCTAGATACCTTCGGCGGATACGGTACTGTAGAAATACCCGGTCTGCAAACCCTCATGGGATACATCTGCACCCACGGTTTTGAACACCATGCCGCCATTACCCTAAGCACGTGTGCCCGGGTTTTGCACGAGGCCTTTACGCGTTACCTCAACTGGGATACCTATTACCACAACTTCTAG
- a CDS encoding DEAD/DEAH box helicase family protein translates to MTASCHIVYIGQRKEDFLVGSSHWPALDYAYLRRGTLRSFWCISPPLPAYLAHLVKEEAASLLRQIPLNALDHKQVQKLIRVLGREYSYSNLDVKQVPVSIDHRAEDVLNRVDQLGAPKALGGRLLLYREAKFLLERGGHCRHLAPLDYLHLTALMEKCWMFPAITFEQGTWVCHRCGSRTGIDLVPCARCGELCALCDNCRSLGLVRGCDWLYAFGCFRVPKPLFGQLFCLDYELSKPQQDAARKVVEFTQTPAKGGCLVWAVCGAGKTEVVYPAMESVLKTGGKVLFAIPRRDVVAELHQRIGLAFPKVSTTALYGGVKDRYQRGLITVATTHQVLRFYRAFDLVILDEMDAFPYRGSAMLKLGVERACKKFGKTIYMSATPTSDLIKQGKTGKIELAFIPARHHGYPVPEPRLAIYRWCRWGQSMRERTEFVKALDQEVLRGNWWRKLLIFVPFVAMTRPLALLLAQMGWKADFCYAGDPLRQQKIEQFRQGQLQILVATSLLERGITIPRLDVLILFAHESRIYDASTLIQMSGRVGRSPRWPTGAVLLAANRKTFEMQTSLRTIRQFNDRAQAKGYLSPPGERYLKQMRARSCGNRYPS, encoded by the coding sequence TTGACTGCCAGCTGTCATATTGTCTACATTGGCCAAAGAAAAGAGGACTTTTTGGTAGGCAGCTCCCATTGGCCGGCCCTGGACTATGCCTATCTGCGCAGAGGTACCCTGCGATCATTTTGGTGTATCTCTCCTCCCCTACCTGCATACCTTGCGCACTTGGTCAAGGAAGAGGCCGCTTCCCTGCTGCGGCAAATACCCCTAAATGCTTTAGACCATAAGCAAGTACAAAAGCTGATCCGCGTTTTGGGCCGTGAGTATTCCTACTCCAACCTCGATGTAAAACAGGTTCCGGTTTCCATAGACCATCGGGCTGAGGATGTCCTTAACCGCGTTGACCAGCTCGGTGCACCAAAGGCACTAGGCGGTCGGTTACTCCTATACCGTGAGGCCAAGTTTTTGTTGGAAAGAGGGGGTCATTGCAGGCACCTTGCCCCCTTGGACTATTTGCATCTTACAGCTTTGATGGAAAAATGCTGGATGTTTCCCGCCATTACGTTTGAACAAGGGACCTGGGTTTGTCACCGATGTGGTAGCCGTACAGGCATTGATCTTGTCCCCTGTGCACGTTGTGGCGAACTCTGTGCCCTCTGTGATAATTGTCGCAGTCTTGGGCTTGTGAGAGGCTGTGATTGGCTCTATGCTTTCGGTTGTTTCCGGGTACCCAAACCCCTTTTTGGGCAACTTTTCTGTTTGGATTATGAGCTTTCGAAGCCCCAGCAGGATGCGGCGCGGAAGGTTGTGGAGTTTACCCAAACCCCGGCAAAGGGTGGTTGTTTAGTCTGGGCTGTCTGTGGAGCAGGGAAGACAGAAGTTGTCTACCCGGCGATGGAATCAGTGCTGAAAACCGGGGGCAAGGTCCTATTTGCAATTCCCCGGCGGGACGTTGTTGCGGAACTGCATCAACGGATTGGGTTGGCCTTCCCTAAGGTTTCTACCACCGCCTTATACGGCGGGGTGAAGGACAGGTATCAAAGGGGTCTTATTACTGTGGCCACCACACATCAGGTGTTGCGTTTCTACCGAGCCTTTGATCTGGTAATTCTTGATGAAATGGATGCTTTCCCCTACCGGGGCTCCGCTATGCTCAAGTTAGGGGTTGAGCGGGCGTGTAAAAAATTTGGTAAGACCATTTATATGAGTGCCACTCCCACCAGTGATCTGATTAAACAGGGCAAAACCGGAAAAATAGAGTTGGCCTTTATTCCCGCTAGGCATCATGGTTATCCCGTTCCTGAACCTCGGCTCGCCATTTATCGCTGGTGTCGTTGGGGCCAGAGTATGAGGGAACGGACCGAATTTGTGAAAGCCTTGGATCAAGAGGTGTTAAGAGGCAACTGGTGGAGAAAGCTTCTCATCTTTGTACCCTTTGTGGCCATGACACGGCCCTTAGCCCTTTTGCTTGCCCAAATGGGCTGGAAAGCAGACTTTTGCTATGCCGGTGATCCATTGCGGCAGCAGAAGATAGAGCAGTTTCGGCAAGGGCAATTGCAGATCCTAGTGGCTACATCCTTACTTGAACGGGGGATTACTATTCCTAGGCTTGATGTGCTAATCTTATTTGCCCATGAATCACGGATCTATGATGCCAGCACCTTAATACAGATGAGCGGACGGGTAGGTAGATCACCTCGCTGGCCCACTGGAGCGGTCCTATTGGCCGCCAACCGGAAGACCTTCGAGATGCAAACATCCCTGAGGACAATTCGGCAGTTCAATGATCGGGCCCAAGCAAAAGGGTACCTTTCCCCTCCAGGGGAAAGGTACCTAAAACAGATGCGTGCTAGAAGTTGTGGTAATAGGTATCCCAGTTGA